From the genome of Papaver somniferum cultivar HN1 chromosome 2, ASM357369v1, whole genome shotgun sequence, one region includes:
- the LOC113349465 gene encoding jacalin-related lectin 19-like, which translates to MDAEKEKKIVGRKTIKVGPWGGHGGTSWDDGSFNGVREITIVYDRCIDSIRITYDKNGKPVLSEKHGGTGGHRTSNIKLRYPEEFLTSVSGYYGSVVHSGTPVIRSLTFKSNRRTFGPFGIEEGTPFSFPMDGGLIVGFRGRSGWHLDSIGFYLSRAHTTTFLDKLHAQFKKLLSPKNGGEQTHSPKNGEKTHTSKQKPGRDYTY; encoded by the exons ATG GAtgctgagaaggagaagaaaattgtAGGAAGGAAAACTATAAAAGTAGGGCCATGGGGAGGACATGGTGGAACTAGTTGGGATGATGGAAGTTTCAATGGCGTAAGAGAAATCACAATTGTTTATGATCGATGTATTGATTCGATAAGAATTACGTACGACAAGAACGGCAAGCCGGTTTTATCAGAAAAACATGGTGGTACTGGCGGACACCGGACCTCTAAT ATCAAGCTACGATACCCGGAGGAGTTCTTGACGTCTGTAAGCGGTTACTACGGATCTGTCGTACATAGTGGCACCCCCGTGATCCGATCCTTAACGTTCAAGAGTAACCGGAGGACATTTGGACCATTTGGAATAGAAGAAGGAACACCATTTTCATTCCCAATGGATGGAGGTTTGATCGTGGGATTCAGAGGGAGAAGCGGATGGCATTTGGATTCCATTGGATTTTACTTGTCTCGTGCCCATACAACGACGTTTTTGGATAAATTACATGCGCAGTTCAAGAAATTACTTAGCCCGAAGAACGGAGGAGAACAAACTCATAGTCCGAAGAATGGAGAAAAAACCCATACGTCCAAGCAGAAGCCTGGTAGAGATTATACATATTAA
- the LOC113352262 gene encoding uncharacterized protein LOC113352262, translated as MEEFYKFCSWDWRMNCSFITLVPKKEDSCSPKDYIPLSLLGSAYKVLSKVLANRLKKVMHKLVSEFKGAFIKGKQILDCVLIAGECVDSRMKAKKPVICAKLTWRRWCISSTNISVLVNGSSTEKFKPSKGLRQGDSLSPFLFLLVVEILSKIIDDDVLRRQLNEFEVQEGGIMISHLQFEDDTLLFIDAKGEEIRRLLLILNSFELLTGMKLNLEKSTMISVGADAVIDSLALELGCRVEKLSFKYLGFPIGVTARFTYVWEEMIKRMEVKLATRKKKFLSKSGRLRNALWRRVVQQKLKNEEDVCLPTNDDAALGRSNWKGILKSSEFIDEHVSFKLNNGNSIRFWLDNWETNGTLRSKYPIIYKVCSRKSASIAYMVENHRLQCQMRRTLYHYEQLEYDLLCNELGPIHGLNVDADIVEIMEGFSVNKCYDLLVQGDDAFKICWVFPDTVKKNFESWRVNNLKRKCKEVWWKVIYAVHWHLWKERNNRAFGGRAKDADEVIMFIKQTIVLWFFERDVFKDVSVSQVLFH; from the exons ATggaggaattttacaaattttgctCTTGGGATTGGAGGATGAACTGCTCTTTTATTACTTTGGTGCCTAAAAAAGAAGACTCTTGTTCTCCTAAAGATTACATTCCATTGAGCTTATTAGGCAGTGCATACAAGGTTTTATCTAAAGTTTTGGCTAACAGGTTGAAGAAGGTGATGCATAAGCTAGTCTCTGAATTTAAAGGAGCTTTTATCAAAGGGAAACAAATTCTGGATTGTGTGTTAATTGCAGGAGAATGTGTGGATAGCAGAATGAAGGCAAAGAAACCAGTAATTTGTGCAAAATTGACATGGAGAAG GTGGTGCATATCTTCCACAAATATATCAGTTCTTGTGAATGGAAGTTCAACAGAAAAATTTAAACCTTCTAAAGGATTGAGGCAAGGGGATTCTTTATCACCATTTCTGTTTTTGTTGGTGGTTGAGATATTGTCTAAGATTATTGATGATGATGTATTGAGAAGGCAACTAAATGAGTTTGAGGTTCAAGAAGGGGGTATTATGATATCACATCTGCAATTTGAAGATGATACTTTGTTATTTATAGATGCTAAGGGGGAGGagataagaagactgctgcttATTCTTAATTCTTTTGAGCTCTTGACAGGAATGAAGTTGAATTTGGAGAAGAGCACAATGATTAGTGTAGGTGCAGATGCAGTGATTGACTCTTTGGCACTGGAATTAGGTTGTAGAGTGGAGAAGCTTTCATTCAAGTATCTGGGGTTTCCTATTGGTGTAACTGCAAGATTCACTTATGTTTGGGAGGAAATGATCAAAAGAATGGAGGTGAAATTAGCTACTCGGAAAAAGAAATTCCTTTCAAAATCTGGGAGGCTG AGGAATGCTCTATGGAGGAGGGTGGTACAACAAAAACTTAAGAATGAAGAAGATGTTTGTTTACCAACTAATGATGATGCTGCTCTGGGGAGAAGTAATTGGAAGGGTATTTTGAAATCTTCTGAATTTATAGATGAACATGTTAGTTTTAAACTGAACAATGGGAATTCTATCAGATTTTGGCTTGATAATTGGGAAACCAATGGGACTTTGAGGTCTAAATATCCTATAATTTATAAAGTTTGCAGTAGGAAGAGTGCTTCAATTGCATATATGGTTGAGAATCACAGATTACAGTGTCAGATGAGAAGGACGTTATATCATTATGAACAACTAGAATATGACTTATTATGTAATGAATTAGGTCCTATTCATGGGTTGAATGTGGATGCAGATATTGTGGAGATAATGGAAGGCTTTTCAGTAAATAAGTGTTATGATTTGTTAGTTCAGGGAGATGAT GCTTTTAAGATTTGTTGGGTCTTTCCTGATACAGTGAAGAAAAACTTTGAATCTTGGAGGGTGAACAACTTGAAGAGGAAGTGTAAAGAAGTGTGGTGGAAGGTAATTTATGCAGTGCATTGGCACTtatggaaagaaagaaataaCAGAGCGTTTGGTGGAAGAGCTAAGGATGCCGATGAGGTTATAATGTTCATTAAGCAAACAATTGTGCTTTGGTTTTTTGAGAGGGATGTATTCAAAGATGTTTCTGTAAGTCAGGTGTTGTTTCATTAG